CGAAGGGATCTTGACGGAGGAAGAGGCTGAAAAGCTGCGGGAAAAAGCGGCCCGTTCCGTCGAGGAGGCGGTGGATTTCGCGGAAAAGAGCCCCATGCCCTCACTGGATACGTTGGAAGAGGATGTATATGCCTGACGGATTCCAAAACGGGAAAAGGAGTGGGAGCGTGAGGGAGATCACCTATCTGGAAGCGATCCGGGAAGCGATCAGCCAGGAAATGCGGAACAATCCCGATGTGTTCATGATGGGGGAGGATATCGGGATTTACGGCGGAGCCTTCGGGGTGAGCCGGGGATTGTTGGAGGAATTCGGTCCGGAACGGATTCGGGACACGCCGATATCGGAGTCGGCACTGGCCGGATCGGCCGTCGGGGCGGCGATGACCGGCATGCGGCCGATCATCGAGTTGCAGTTTTCCGATTTCATTACCATCGCGATGGATCAACTGGTGAATCAAGGGGCGAAAATCCGGTACATGTTCGGGGGCAAGGCCCGGGTCCCGCTGGTGGTCCGGACTCCCGGCGGTTCCGGCACGGGAGCGGCGGCCCAGCATTCCCAGAGCCTGGAGGCCTGGACGGCGCATATCCCCGGCTTGAAAGTGGTGCAACCCTCCACGGCCTATGATGCCAAGGGGTTGTTGAAGGCGGCCATCGACGACGACAACCCGGTGATCTTTTATGAACACAAGCTGCTCTACAGGACCAAGGGGGAGGTACCGGAGGAACCTTACGCGATCCCTCTCGGCAAAGCCGACATCAAAAGGGAAGGGACGGATATCACCGTGATCGCCACCTCCATCATGGTTCACCGCGCCCTGAAGGCTGCGGAGACCCTGTCCGGGGAAGGGATCAGCGTGGAGGTGCTGGATCCGAGGACCCTGGTTCCCCTGGATGTGGAGAGCATTGTCCGATCCGTGAAAAAAACCGGAAGGGTTCTCATTGTGCACGAGGCGGTCAAACGGGGAGGCATCGGAGCGGAAATTGCCGGGGTGATCGCGGAAAGCGAGGCCTTCGATTATCTGGATGCCCCCATCCGGCGGCTGGGCGGAGCAGCGGTTCCCATCCCCTACAATCCCGCGCTGGAAAAGGCGGCCGTTCCCCAGGAAGAAGACATCGTCCGGGCTGTGCGGGAGCTTGTCCAGAAACAGTTTTAGGAGGTAAACGACCATGGCCGAAGAAGTGTTGATGCCCAAGTTGGGGATGACGATGGAAAAGGGAACGATCCTGCGCTGGCTCAAGAAAGAGGGGGAGCAGGTGCAGGCGGGGGAGCCATTGCTAGAGGTGATGACCGACAAAATCAACATCGAAGTGGAGTCGGAAATTTCCGGAACCCTGCTCAAGATCTATTACGGCGAAGAGGAGGAGGTTCCGGTCAACCGGGTCATCGCATACATCGGGGAAGCGGGGGAAAAGGTTCCGGAGGCGCCTCCCGGCGTGGAGGGATCGGCCCGGAACGACCGCGTATCGGATCCCGCTCAGCCGGAGGCGGAAAGGGAGTCGGCACCGGCGACCGCAGTGAAAAAAGTCCGGGCAACTCCCTCGGCCCGAAAGCTCGCGCGACAGCTGGGCGTGTCCCTTGATCAGGTGCCCGGAACCGGGCCCAGGGGGAGAGTGCATCGCTCGGATGTGGAGACGTATGCGTCGCAGATTCGCCGGGAGAAGGAAACAACTCCTCCCTTCAGTCGCGAGGAAGAGAAACGGGGTGAAACTCCCGCCGCCGAAGCGATCCGAATGGGAGGCATCCGGAGGGCCGTCGCCCGGCGCATGACGGAAAGCGCCATGAACGCTCCGCATGTCACCCTGTTTACGGAAGTGGATATGGGGGAAACGATTCGGTTGAGAAAGCAGCTCCTCCCCCTCGTCGAGAAGGAGACCGGCTACCGCCTTTCCTACACGGAACTGATCATGAAGGCCGCCGCCCAGGCTTTGGCCAGACACCCCCGGTTGAACGCTTCCCTGAAAGGGGATGACATGATTCTCCATCGCGAGATCCATATCGGCCTGGCGGTGGACGTGCCGGACGGGTTGGTGGTTCCCGTGGTGAAACATGTGGATCGCAAGGGAGTGGCGGAACTGGTGCGGGAATGCAAAAGTCTGGCGGAGCTGGCGCGCCAGGGGAAGCTCACGCCGGATCAGATCCAGGGGGGGACATTTACTGTCAGCAATCTGGGGATGTATGAAGTCGACGGTTTTACGCCGATCATCAATCCGCCGGAGTCGGCCATATTGGGGGTGGGTCGGATTTCGGAAAAGCCGGTGGGAGTCGGCGGGGAGATTTGCCTCCGGCCGATGATGACGCTCAGCCTCTCCTTTGATCACCGCGTCGTCGACGGCGCGCCCGCGGCCGCATTTTTGACGGATTTGAAGGGGATTCTCGAACATCCGTACCGGATGATCGCATAAAAACGGGGGAGCCGATCCCCTTCGTATTGACAGGGGAACCGAAAGCGTTTACAATTTTATTACAATTGATACAATGTGGAACATATGTAAAAGGTGGTGAAGTAGTGCAACATCTCACCCTGTTTTTCATGATTTTCGCGGGCATGTGGATGTGTCAGATCCTGCTCGCGTTATGGCAGGCGAAACACTTTCGCCGGCAGCTGCATCTGATGGGAAATCAGGAATCGGGGTATTTGGGGGTGGGAGTTCATCGCCGTCGGTTCGGGCCGGGGGCGGTGGTGATCCTGGTCACCGATACCGAGGGAAGAGTGACCAATTGCAAAATGATGGCGGGGATGTCGGTCATGGCGCGCTTCCGAAAGGTGCCCGAACTCATCGGCAAGGAGTTGGAAGACTGCCGGGTGAAGGATCCGAAAAAGGCAAAACATCTCGCCTTGAACATGGCCATCGACAAGATCCATGAGGAGCGGGCCAGACGGGAGGAAAGGGACTCGCTGATGCGGGAGCAAACCGGGTAAGCCCCGCGGTGAGCCGATTTTTACGGGGCGGTGGATGATGGAAAAGTTGTTGAACAAAGAGCATATCGTCATCATGGACAATTGCGAAGATTGGGAGAAAGCGATCCGCCTTCTGGGGGATCGCCTCATCCGGACCGGCACCGTCGGGAGGGAGTACATCGACAGGGTGCTGGAGCGGGAGAGGGAATACCCCACGGGCTTGTCGTTGGAAGGCGGGATCAACGCGGCCATTCCCCACGCGGATTCCGCCGGGGTGTTCCGGCCCGGCCTGGCGCTGGGTGTCATCCGACAGGGTGTCGGCTTCAGGGAGATGGTCAGCAAGGATCCGGTCCGCGTTCAGTTGGTTTTTTTGCTGGCTGCGGTATCGGGTGAGGGACAGCTTGGCCTGTTGCAGGGGGTTATGGAGCTGCTTCAAAACCGGTCAATCCGGGAAAGGATCCTCTCCGCGGAAAGGGAGGACCAAATCGCAGGGATCCTCGGAAAAAGGGATTAACCGTCTCGGGGGGAAGAATCATGGCGAAAAAACGGGTGATCGTGATTTGCGGGACAGGGGTGGCCACTTCCACGCTGGTGGTCCACAAAGTGAAGGAGTTCCTTCGGGAAAAGGGGATTGACGCCAATGTTCAACAGGGAAAGGTCTCCGACATTTTGACCCGGAGCGGGGAATTCGACCTGATCATCTCCACGACCGCCGTTCCTCCATCGGTGGATCGGGAGAAAGTGGTCAACGCCGTGCCGATCTTGACCGGAGCGGGGAAGGAGAGGGTGTTTGAGGAGATCGAGGCCAAGCTGAAAAATGGAGGTGAGTGAGGATGAATGTGATCGATTATTTGTTGGATTTGGGGGCTTCGGTCGTTCTTCCCGTTTTCATTTTTCTCATCGGCTTGATCTTGAGGGTGAAGCCCGGGCAAGCCTTTCGCGCCGGTCTTACCGTCGGGATCGGATTTGTGGGGATTAATCTGGTGATCAATCTGTTGGTGGAGAGCCTGGGGCCGGCGGCGAAGGACATGGTGAAGCAGTGGGGCCTCGATTTGAACATCATCGACGTGGGATGGCCGGCCACTTCGGCGATCGCTTTCGGGTCGGCGGTGGGGGCGCTGGCGATCCCCATCGGGCTGCTGGTTAATCTGGGAATGCTCCTTTTAGGGCTTACGCGCACCCTGAACATCGACATGTGGAACCTGTGGCACATCGCCTTTACCGGTGCCCTGGTCACCATCATGACCGACAACTTTGTGCTCGGCGTGATAACGGCGATCGTTCACGCCATGCTGTTGCTGGTCCTGGGCGACTTGTCGGCCAAACACATCTCCAATTACTACGGTTATCAGAATATTACGTTTCCTCACGGCACGTCGGCGCCCTATTACCTGATCGCCCTCCCTCTGGAGAAGCTTTTCAACCGGATTCCCGGCTTTCGCGATTGGAAGGCGGACCCGGAGACGATCCAGAAGCGGCTCGGGATCTTCGGGGAATCGACGGTTCTCGGGCTGATTCTTGGAATTTTGATCGGTTTATTGGCGGGCTGGGAGACGAAGGAGGTTCTGAACCTCGGCGTGAAGACCGCCGCGGTGATGCTGTTGCTGCCCCGGATGGTCTCCCTGCTGATGGAGGGGCTGATTCCCATTTCGGAAGCCGCGGAACAGTTCGTCCGCAAGCGCTTCCCGGGCCGGGAGCTGTATATCGGCATGGATTCCGCTTTGGCCGTGGGACATCCGGCGGCCATCGCCGCTTCCTTGATCATGGTTCCGATCGTGTTGGCCATGGCGGTGATCGTCCCCGGCAACCAGGTCCTTCCCTTCGGTGATCTGGCCACCATCCCCTTCATTGTCTGCATGATGGTGCCGATCTTCCGGGGGAATGTGATCCGAACAGTGATCGGGGCCACGATCTCCCTGGCGTTCGGGTTGCTGTTGGCGACCTATATCGCGCCCCTGTTTACGACGGCGGCGAAGAACGCCGGGTTTAACATGCCGGAGGGGGCTGCGGCGGTTTCTTCCCTCGTGGACGGCGCGGTGCCCACCACGGCCATTTTCATCTTCGGGGCGAAGCTCGGCTACGCGGGGATCATCGGCATCGGCGTCCTCACCCTGGTCGCCGCGTACATCATGAGCC
This genomic interval from Planifilum fimeticola contains the following:
- a CDS encoding alpha-ketoacid dehydrogenase subunit beta, with translation MREITYLEAIREAISQEMRNNPDVFMMGEDIGIYGGAFGVSRGLLEEFGPERIRDTPISESALAGSAVGAAMTGMRPIIELQFSDFITIAMDQLVNQGAKIRYMFGGKARVPLVVRTPGGSGTGAAAQHSQSLEAWTAHIPGLKVVQPSTAYDAKGLLKAAIDDDNPVIFYEHKLLYRTKGEVPEEPYAIPLGKADIKREGTDITVIATSIMVHRALKAAETLSGEGISVEVLDPRTLVPLDVESIVRSVKKTGRVLIVHEAVKRGGIGAEIAGVIAESEAFDYLDAPIRRLGGAAVPIPYNPALEKAAVPQEEDIVRAVRELVQKQF
- a CDS encoding dihydrolipoamide acetyltransferase family protein, with the protein product MAEEVLMPKLGMTMEKGTILRWLKKEGEQVQAGEPLLEVMTDKINIEVESEISGTLLKIYYGEEEEVPVNRVIAYIGEAGEKVPEAPPGVEGSARNDRVSDPAQPEAERESAPATAVKKVRATPSARKLARQLGVSLDQVPGTGPRGRVHRSDVETYASQIRREKETTPPFSREEEKRGETPAAEAIRMGGIRRAVARRMTESAMNAPHVTLFTEVDMGETIRLRKQLLPLVEKETGYRLSYTELIMKAAAQALARHPRLNASLKGDDMILHREIHIGLAVDVPDGLVVPVVKHVDRKGVAELVRECKSLAELARQGKLTPDQIQGGTFTVSNLGMYEVDGFTPIINPPESAILGVGRISEKPVGVGGEICLRPMMTLSLSFDHRVVDGAPAAAFLTDLKGILEHPYRMIA
- a CDS encoding PTS sugar transporter subunit IIB, producing MAKKRVIVICGTGVATSTLVVHKVKEFLREKGIDANVQQGKVSDILTRSGEFDLIISTTAVPPSVDREKVVNAVPILTGAGKERVFEEIEAKLKNGGE
- a CDS encoding PTS sugar transporter subunit IIA, giving the protein MEKLLNKEHIVIMDNCEDWEKAIRLLGDRLIRTGTVGREYIDRVLEREREYPTGLSLEGGINAAIPHADSAGVFRPGLALGVIRQGVGFREMVSKDPVRVQLVFLLAAVSGEGQLGLLQGVMELLQNRSIRERILSAEREDQIAGILGKRD
- a CDS encoding PTS galactitol transporter subunit IIC yields the protein MNVIDYLLDLGASVVLPVFIFLIGLILRVKPGQAFRAGLTVGIGFVGINLVINLLVESLGPAAKDMVKQWGLDLNIIDVGWPATSAIAFGSAVGALAIPIGLLVNLGMLLLGLTRTLNIDMWNLWHIAFTGALVTIMTDNFVLGVITAIVHAMLLLVLGDLSAKHISNYYGYQNITFPHGTSAPYYLIALPLEKLFNRIPGFRDWKADPETIQKRLGIFGESTVLGLILGILIGLLAGWETKEVLNLGVKTAAVMLLLPRMVSLLMEGLIPISEAAEQFVRKRFPGRELYIGMDSALAVGHPAAIAASLIMVPIVLAMAVIVPGNQVLPFGDLATIPFIVCMMVPIFRGNVIRTVIGATISLAFGLLLATYIAPLFTTAAKNAGFNMPEGAAAVSSLVDGAVPTTAIFIFGAKLGYAGIIGIGVLTLVAAYIMSRRHFRTEQKGEAAEG
- a CDS encoding transcriptional regulator GutM; the encoded protein is MQHLTLFFMIFAGMWMCQILLALWQAKHFRRQLHLMGNQESGYLGVGVHRRRFGPGAVVILVTDTEGRVTNCKMMAGMSVMARFRKVPELIGKELEDCRVKDPKKAKHLALNMAIDKIHEERARREERDSLMREQTG